In Glycine max cultivar Williams 82 chromosome 10, Glycine_max_v4.0, whole genome shotgun sequence, the DNA window AAATGACTTTAGTATGTCCATATCATAAACATTTTATAATCATGGGGACCTGGTATCTATAACCCCTAAGACTATattctaaatgaaaaaaaatcacttctCATCCttcaaaaaagagagagagaaaaaagcaaACTGCATTTTATAATTGTGGAAGAGAAAACTTGCCTCGCTTCCAGTCAAGCTCTTCAACCAATTCTTCCTTCCATTTCCTTTGCCTCTCAGAGAAGCTTGAACTGCAAATGAAATATTTTCAGTCTTCAATTTCTGTACACTggtagaataaataaatttgcaGCCACTATCAAGCACCAGATACATACCTTACATTAGATGATTCCAGCTCAGCATCATGAAGAGTCTCCTCTGATTCATTAAGCTCAGATGGCTGAATTTCCTGCAAAGGTCGACAGTGAGCACCACTAAGATTTGATCGGTATTTCGTATGACTCCCGGGGCTTGCAACATTAGCACTGCCAACCATAGAGAATCGTCTCCAAGCCTGACTAGCAGACCTGCCTATTGATGATGTTACATTTGAGACATCCGACATAACTTTAATCTTTGCAACTTCAATGGGAGCTGGAGCAATGGCTGCATTTGATATGTTACGGAATTCTTCATAAAGAGGTGTTTGGAGCTTCTTCAGTTCAAGGGCCTGAtgtaattcattaaaataaaataaaaaaatgtttttagttttaacgATGCTAGATTTaaacaaaaaggtaaacaaaaataaaaaaaaggtaacaaTCATTGAATAATGCTATATTGAAGTCAACAGATATATGGTCTCATATTAAAATAGAACCTTATCATCCAGGAAGGCTCTAATTTTAGACTCAGTaacttcatcatcatcttcagtTCCTAGAGGCTCACTTGAAAATGGCAAGTTTGGTCTTCTTTTCTCCAAATATTGGGTTTCATCAAAATTGAAAGGCCGGCCATCCAAAGGTTTGCACATAGGATTGAAACTCTATTCCAGCAAATATATCAGCTCAgtgttaaaaaattacaaatcatGACATGAAACATCCAAAACAGTAGTGGAcgaacaaaaaacaaacttggCACCTTTATATCATCAGAAGCCAATAGAGATTTAGATTTTACTGATGAATCAATGAAAAAATCATCTTCATCCATCTGACACAtgtcatcatcattgttgctTGCTCTCTGGTAGGAATCCGCTTTATGATATACAGTTGAGAACCGTATGCTATCTATCTGACAAACATCCTTTAAGCCCGTGCAAGTTGATCCCTGGACAGAATCCAAGCTGCAGAACCAATATGGTATTCCTAGTTGATGCTCCATACCCATGAGAAGTTTCCCAAACAACAGAAGATATACTTACAAGTTTCTAGAGTTCATTCCATAGGTTGCCATCTTATTGCAAGAGTCCTGACATAGGAAAAATAAACAGTTCATAAAAAGCAAGGGAAGTTATGGTCTATGTCTTGCATCATATATACTCGCAATGTGGACACTAACCCTGATTGAACTGCGTAATATTGAATGAGATCCATGATAGTCACAGGTGATGAACGAATGCTGCAGATAATAATTAAGGCAGAATCACTACTGTAATTTCAAAGGAAAAGCTAAGTTAAAAAcgcaaacaaattaaaatgtatGTTTCACAGTTAGTTGTTAGCTGTTATCTATAACTGACTGTTCTACCTTTCAGTTAACTTCAGTTGTTGGTGgcttaatgtatatttaaatcAAAACCAGTTCATTTTTACTGAAGTCAATTAACAAGGGCATCACTTTCTCTCTGAATTCATGAGTTTTCTCTTGATTACAAACCTTGATATGGTATTAGAGCATATGAAGGAGAAAATAGGTTATCGATGGATACTCGGGACTAAGTTTAAGGCAGATGGAAGTATTGATAGGCATAAGGCCTATTTAGTAGCTAAAGGCTACACACAGCAAGCAGGTATTGGACTTTTTGGAAATCTTCTCACCAGTGGCCAAGTTAACCAGTGCCAAAATTTTACTCTCCATTGCAGCTCTTCAGAAAAATTGGTCCATGTTGCAACTGGACATCATCAATGAGTTTCTAAATGGTGATCTCTTTGAAGAGGTGCATATGGAACTACCTCTTGGGTAGAATGCTAAGGGGGAGAACCTAGCTTGCAAGCTCAACCAATTTGTTTATGGTCTCCAACAAGCGTCGAAACAATGGTTCCCAAAGCTCTCCTGTGCCATCATCAGCTCAGGTTTCATTCAATCTAGTGCAGCTCAGTTATTGGTGTCTTGATATATATTTGAACTAAAAGTATATGTAATCACTCATTCAGTTCATTTTTTAccgaaatcaattaatcaaagcTTTACTTTCTCTCTGAGTTCACGAGTTCTCTCTCAATTACAAATCTTGTTAGTATGTGATCATAATTGAATATTGTATAAGTCGGGAAAAGAGGGGGAAAATATGCAAAATACCTGTAACAATTCTGATGCAGAAGGCCTTAAATTTGGTTCCCTGTCACCATAAATTGATGCATAGTGATTTAAACTCAAATTATCACATTCATTAACACTCTCAAGTCTAAACCAAAAAGTCAAACTGTACCACtggccttttaaaaaaaatgtagtcaGAATAAAATAGTCATTGTAAAGAAATGGTAAAAGCATTATATGTATTTACTTGTGGAAGCATTTCAGCAAAAAGTCCTTTGCCTCAGCAGACAGATGTTCAGGTATGGGTGGATGAGATTTAGTTGTCCCAATATAGAAAATAGCTGACACctaagaaaaagagaagtttAAGTGAAAACATGCCAAAGAACCAATTACATGCTCGTGCGCTCACACACACAGATATCAACTGATGAAAGTCAcgataaaattatattactatGTTAAGTGAGGCTTTCATGTACCTCCTGGGGATACTGTTGACTCCATGGAGGCTTTCCTGTGGCCATCTCTATCACAGTGCATGCAACACTCCATATATCAGTAGAGCTAAGAACTCACAAGTTAGATTTTGTCCCAAGAATGGCTTATCTCTAATCAAATCTAATGAtcgaaatgaaagaaaataggcTCGTACTCATGTTTATGAGATTTTATCAAACATTATTCCCTTTGTTGCTCGGTTCAGATTTTCCCATAATTTATACAAGCTTAATGAAACTCACTTCCATAATCTGCATTACAAATTGAATCTTATCTGTTTACCAGGTTTTCACCGGACCTTTTGAATGCCTTGGGAATGGCTGAAATCCACATGCTTCTTAAAGAAAAAAGGCATAATTGACTCTCTTAATTTAAaactcaaatgatttttttctcaaattcatttccaacaaaatgaaaaaaataaaataaacaaaaaaaacttctaaACAATACTTCATGAgtcaaacaattttaaaaaactcaaaCCATTACATATAGAAGCTTAGTCCAGAATGCAGATCCTTAAAATTTTATGTGGTGATTAGAGGTGGGGAGTGGAGTTGGATGTTCATAGTGAAGAAGGAATGGAACATTAAGAAGCAAGTTAAGGCCTGTATGGCTGTATCAACCTTCTGGAACAGGAAATGTTCAGTTGGACATCAGAGTATAGCAAATCTCAAAGGAAGAAGTAATGCGAAATAAACACAGTTAagataattagaaattaataaaCGAATGTCTTATTAATATGCAAACAAAGATAGGTGTAACAATATGGCTACTTAATATAGCACATCATCAAAGTTCTCAAAACATGCCTTTGTTGTTCATTCTAAATTACATTatcttattaatattaatatgtaaataaagGTAACTTAAATATCACTactatatcttttattttattgttcaaaTATTACAAATGATCTgtaaattatttgatgtttttggTAGGCCTATAAACGAAAATCTTTCATGTGTTATGTTAATAGGAAAAGGGAAGCCAGATGTGGTCCACACATTGCTTCTGTGAGAACTCATTGATTGTACCAAACCAGGAAAATAAATCCACAATAGacaaacttttgaaaatatatttgtggCTCAACAAGGAGGATTATACAGGTTTCAGCAAATATTCAATGAAGTAAAAAATGACAAGCTTATCTCTGGgtaagtattaaaagattttgtttgtttatggTTATGGGCTATGATGAGGGCATATACTTTAAGAAGTCATAACCAAATGGGATATTCTACACCTACATACTTCCATTAATGTGCCTCACAGTTTCACCTTGTGAATTTTTACAGTTTACAGTATATTGTAACCTCACACTCACAGCACAGGTAGCCCAAACCAACGGCCTAAAAATTGCTAAGTTgtattatgtaaaattattggTAGGAAACATTTCCACTTGAGACTCAAGGGATTTGGAGAAGTTTGCTGATGAATAAATATTGAGAAAGGATGAAACCAAGGATATACCCAAAGCAGCAAGCTTTTGGAGATCTTAGCTTTACAAGTGAGCTGCATTTTCCAGAATTTACTATTTTGAAGGCTTAACTATCATGattgaccaaaataaaaaagttgctaatccttataataataaaaggaaacaaactgaggaacaaaagaaagaatatcacaaaaaattaatgtaatatatcCTCTTAATCAACCACTCAAAATTGTTAAGATCTTATGATTATGATTCACAATTACACCTCAAGAATTCGGCTACCTACCAATTCATATCATAAGATGAATCTCAAATTACTTTTTATCTTACAATACATGATTGAATTTGTGCAATTTCGTATCATTGATGTGAAGGAATTGAATAAACACTTCTAAACTTATCCTATTTGATTATTCCACTACTTTATTTGTCACCCAATCATTCAACGCATGTACTCTATTTAGCTATTTGATAGTTTCGATTCCATTCTTCTAAATTAAAGGCTTTACAAACTcatataactaataattttgttttataagaCTTAGTCAAGTTGTTTTTGTCAAtttctagtttaaattttttacattaaacgCTATATATCAGGCCCGTTTGTTTAAGCCTTTAAGAAaacacattttaataaaataagcattTTCTACTTTTTTGATGTGTttatctaaactttttttttaaaaaaaataacagttttttgcttttttttttaagcagaaACTCCtatttgcttcttaaaaaatcactttttaaaaACCACTGTTTTTAGAATCactgttttttttaagtttaaacaaactagcTCATTATctatatgatatattttaagtaatttttcatTGTCTCTAAATCTTACGATTAGATACAGATTGTGATTCAAAAATTAGCTTGACAGTTTGCATTCAAATCTCGATTTGATAACCTTTCTAGTTTCCtgataaatgaataaaagttTGCAATTGCTGTGACATAACAGTGCAGGCCACAATATGAATATGGATACAATATGTGAATTTCCCTATATCACCATGTCGCAACGGATAAATCTTTCCTTTCTCTCCATatcatacaaaaatatttttttagaaacattTATTGTGACAAATAAACCTCCAAAAATACTTGATTGTGCCATTATGGTCAATTTTTATTAGTGTTAGTCACATACTTACATTGTATGTCCTGTCTGTAAAATAACTTCAGGAGACATCCAATGTGGTGTACCCTTCATTGACTTTGCACCGTTGATGGTAGCCTATATCAATCCACAGAATTCAGATGTCATGGCCCAAAACAAGTTACACAAAAAGCTTGTAAGATCATAATGAACTAATAACATCAATCATACCAGTTCAACAACTTTCTTGGATGCACCAAAGTCAGCGAGTTTAATGCACCCTTTGTTATCAACTAGAATGTTGGCACCCTATATCCAGCAACACATTGATCAACATGATAAAGAGACAAATACCAAGGCAGAAAatcttaaaaaagtaaaaataaaagcacaatACCTTAATATCCCTGTGAATAATCCCGTTACTGTGAAGATATTCAAGGCCCAGTAAAAGCTGTTTTGTATACATTTTTATAACCTGATAAAAATGAACATTGAGCAACAAAAGAATCAGAACACGTTAAAGTCTCTATGTGCTtcataaagaaataattaaataaacgaAACAACCACTTACGGATTCAGGGAAGGATCCAAATTTCCCCAAGAGCGATGAGATAGATCCACCAGGAACAAACTCCAGCAGAATATTTAAGGAATCCTCCTCTCTAGCGGTTCCCAAGTATctctatgaaaaataaataacaaagcaAACAGGGGGGAAATGGATTACTATATCATTAAACACGAAGCAATTAAAATACTCTGACTCCCATACTCACAACAATATTTGGATGCTTAAGATTCTTGAGAAGCTTGATTTCTTCTTCGAGCTCCTGAATATTAGCCTAACTCAACGAGGCAGAAAGAGATTTTTTTCCACATCGTCAATCATCACGTTGAACTACATCAACCAGCTTACACAAAAACAAGAGTAATACTGTTTTACACATAACACATAGGATGGAAAGTGATGCACTAATAGCATTATCACTTACTCCACACAATGACCACTAAAATCACTTCCACGAAACTCAACAACGTAAGGCTATAGCACAATAATAGTACTAAAATTAATCACGTAGAAGCGAAACCACATTTTTACCTGTGTATTCTCCTTGAATGCGCTACCAGGTGCAATTAAAACCTAACAGAAAGCCAGAAATTAAACAATTAGAACTCAATCGAAGaaaattaaagcaaaaaaagaaaagtgatggAATGGAAATAGAAATAGACCTGTTTGATGGCAATAAGCTCCCCGGAGTCGAGGTTCATTCCCATGTAGACGTGACCGAAGGCGCCCGAACCCATCAACTCGCCCTTGCGCCACCGTATCGGAGGAGGAGGTTCGAGTGCGGTTCGTGATTTGCGAATGGCGGAGCCGAGCTTGTTGGCGATTCCGGCAAAAGGGGAATCGTCACCGCCGGGTCGGAAAACCAAGGAGCGGCGAAGGGAGCCCAAAAAGTCTTGCATGTTTGCGGCTAGGGTTTGGTGAGAGGGATATTGTTCATGTGAGTATTtgatggaaggaaggagatgaTGAGTTTTTCAAAAGGATACTCGCTCGCTCGCTGGACACTGTATCCTAACGGTTATCttcttttgacttttgttttcaGTGGCCACATCACATGGTTTGTCCGTAATTTAAATGCTTTATGACCCACTATTATAAAGTTCTAcccttattttatttgttaaaaagtaTGGTATgtattaaatagataaatataataacaacaaatatttcatttttttctagctataaaattcttttcagaaatttatttttctttttttataagatttttttaaatgcattaattattatttttctacatatttttatttaattattttctctccaaacattaataagaaataattaagtgaattaagagacaaaaatgataatatttaaaataatagtataactatagtattttatttgttaaaaagcATGGTATTAAGTGGATAACTATAGTATTTTTGCAGGTATATGGTTTCTTGAGATGTATCTGATAGAAACCCATTAGTTAGTTAGCTAGTTACATTATTTAGTTAGCTAGGTTAGCTGGTTGAAGAAATAAGGCATGTTGTCCATAAAATAGAAGAGGGATTGAGAGGAGTTACTCAATTGGTGAGTTACTATTGTGGCTAGGGAGAGTCCGAGATATCTCAAATATCTAGGGAATTTGTGCATTCTTTCTGATCATCAACAACAGTGCTTCCTTGGTGAGCTTATTCTGAACCAGTTTCTATCAGTATCTTGAGAGAATCAACTAATGTGATACATTtgcattttctttgtttatgcTATGTTGTGGACTTGCTGATCAAAGTTGTTTTGAATTGTGGATAGGTGTAAGGTCATGATTCAGGCTGCTGAATCAGAAGATGATAAGAGTACAGAAGCTGAGAGGAAGGCGCAGAGGACCATCTCTGGAGCACTCTATACTATTTGGAAAAGAGAAGGTATATTGGGATTTTTCAAAGGATTGCAGGCACATATATTGAAAACTGTTCTCAGCTCTGCATTACTTCTGATGGTGAAGGAGAAGATTGCAAAGTCCACATGGATTCTAATCCTCGTGATTGGAAGATACCTGTCTGTGAATTCCCCCAAATTGAAGGCAGTTTGAATGTgtgattattatatattctttaaaaataaaattcatcaaagAATGTGCTAAAATTGTCTGTCTGCTATGGAGGAAAATAATGGCAGTTGCAAGAAGTGAGTGTTGCTGGTAGTTTAGATGGTGTTTCTGAAGAAGGAATACGAAAAATGGAAATTCAGATCAATGGAATCTGTCTCATCTAATATGCTTTTCTCTCGTAAGACCTTAGCCTTAAAGTATAATTGCTAACCCATTTCTCTGTTTTCTGTTAGCACCATGTTATGCACCTCCAATTGTACTTGTGATTTGTATCATTTGGTAAATGCCAAGTCAAGctcaaaaatgatattattgataataataacaacaataagaTAACAATCTTTTAGGAATAATGCTTTCTTTCTCCTATTTGTCTCTTGCATTCTGTAGAATTACAATACAAAACACAGTTACACAAGGACCTCTCAATTTCCCACTAGAAAAGCAGTTGTCTTCATTAAGCTCACCCCGATACAAGCTATAGATTTAATTGGTAACAAAATTTTAACTATGAAGCATTCCAACAGCCAACCACCTTTTTTCATAACAGGAAAATGTAACCTAAGAAGAGCACTGAGCAGTAAATCAATCCAGGTTTAGAAATCAAATTGGCACCATCAGAACTATAGGGAGCAAAGGTTCCTGAAGGAGTGTTAGTGGTCAAGACCACAACAATCCAGTTATCTTctgaaccaataccaattcctgTATACTTTGTGTCATTGAGACTATCAGAGTAGAGAGATTTGGTGAAATTAGTGAGGACAAGACTTGGAACCAGGTCAGGAACACAAGCAGGCATTACATTTCCATCCCTTGTGTTGGAAATAGCCAAGTCACACTTAGATAAAAGGTCTGGATAGTTAGAAAACTGAGGCTCTGTGCCAGGTACAGTGTTAGCACCTGTGGTATTTGTGCAGGGTTGTTTCTTGAATTGGTCAGCTATTTTTTCAGCAAGGCAATCTGCATTGTCATTCCTTGTTAGAGCTTTCAAGTTTAACGATGCTCGATACTTGTTGATACCCTGATAAAGATTGTCTTCCTCATCTGCAGGAGAATGTTAAGGTGAGAGTGCAGTCTCAACATGTCAACTGCAATAAGTATGCGTATGCTAGTGAATGTGCACGTGTGCCAGAAAAAAATTGACATGAgagattttgaaattaattctaCTCAACTTTAAAGCAAACGAGCCATTAGATAGATGATTtataaaatggtaaattttgaTAGAGTGTATCATCAAAtctctttttacttttacttgGACATGCATGCTATATTTGTTTGTGGTGCATGCAAAACAAATTGCATATGTTATATTATATTccgttttaaaatatttatcaaacgTTAGCTCCAAAACACGTGGAACAAGATAAAATCTAGTTCGGTACTCAAAGCAAATAATCAAATACATTGCGATCCTCAACAAACAATCTTTAGACAATCCCAGAACAATATGTCTCCTAGTCAGTTCTAACTCGCATAGGCCATTGAGAAATTAACACAAGAAATTAATGACACCACTCACAAGACAAATGATCAAAACCATGTGTacccagaaaataaaaaacttaaaaatggtAGAGTTACGTTAGTGTACTAAGGAAATCACTAAGAAAAGTATTAATACACAATAATTgctgtataataataatatcaaggGATAATGATCATTAGCTGATTCAAGAGAGACTGATTCAAGAGAGAGTGCAAGTACTGACCATCGTCACATTTAACTGGATAGCTTATTAAGAGAATCACAAGGGAAGAAAGGAGAAGCCGTGAGAACGGAGAGAACTTGGGCAGCACCATCCTTTCCAGTTAATTTGTGGCAGAAGGAACGGTATAGCTAGTACAGATGTAGATGAAGAAGATTGAAGACTACTCCTATAGCAAAAAGAGTTGCCACTTTTGGACCCTATATGAGGGGTGCAAAGTGCAAACGCAAGTTTCCTTGTGCATGATTCTTTACTGTTTCTTCAAGCATAAGTTGGACAGCTCGCTAACAAACACTGAGGAAGACATCGCAACGGTAAGGAAAACGGTTGCTCGCGTTTCATTATCAGATTCAAATTTGTGTATGCCCTTTTTTCGCATGCATGCCATGTTTGTCATATTGTATTTCCTTTAGTTGTAAGAAATTTTCTTATGGGACATTAACCACAGTAACTTGATGTTTTTAACTGATTTTGGCAAGACTTACCCACGATGTTCTGTAGTCTTTCCAAAAACAGTAATGAAAAGTCCATGTAAAGACACTAAGCTCTTACGATCAAGATAAAGGTGCAAAGGTATGCAATGATCAATATTTGAGTTAAAATCAGAATGTCTTACCTGAAtccttttataaaaaagaaattgaagtatCTCATCTTAATCTTCCTCTTGAAGATTAtattaatgagaaaaataaatgattttatctttttttttttaataatgaatattttttggttttaggATTTTATCTTTTGACAATAAGATAAAGTTTTCCTCTTATTCTATTTAACTTCCCAAAAAAATTGGTGCACCCAATAAATTATTTAGGCCACCTACTTCAGAATCTGAATAGTACactttatattttcttacaaatgaagaaaataattgagttggttaaaaataatacatgaGTGTCATAAATTTCGTCTACAATTCCtacaaatgaagaaaaaaaaaagtctgacTTATAACATGAGATGGCCATGGTGGTGATTGTCtgcaaagttaaaaaaaaaagtatttatccGAAAAAGGTAAAAACGTGTATGTCTTAAACCAATTTGGTGCACCGAATAAATTGGACTGATTTTATGATGGCGGGTCAACTTCTATACACTATTTAATAGGCATACGGAATGTAATAACCTCCTACGGGTAATGAATCATtgtcttcttctatttttcCAATAACTTAATGTAATAACTTATTAATAACAACAGTTTTTAGTAATAAATTCACACCCGCTTTTTACATCCTTAAGTCTTGCCTTTTTACATCAATATGTTctattttacttaaattaaaaaatgtttaaaaatgatttttttaagtgaagaaaattataattataatatttatgtttctctctctctctatatatatatagattacagagaaaactatattaaataaagatattttttgttgttaaaaatggttaagattaaaaaatgcACATTTTCTTAAATAGTCATGTGACTATTATCTAACTTAAGAGTATATTGAATTAggatttcaaatttattttataacataatctTATGATATCAatcaagattttaaaataatataaataagtttCGTGggatttaattaagatttttaagcAAGACAATAAAATCTGGTGGTATTCagttagaattttttataatttattgaaaatattttgatgttcaaaaatatataaatttcgaTAGATCTTTTTAAGAAGAATTTTAATGAGTTTCATCCAACTTTTTAGTATAAAACATCTATCAAATAATCTCATTCAAACCTTTGAGATTttactataaatttttttctttctttttctattagtTACCTagctttcttttttcatattacACATACCCTCTTCTCTCtttaatattctttaaaatgtgtgtgtcatatatatttcttttattcttttataataaaaagtcaAGTATACTATTCTCCtctgtattttttcctttattttctaaataaaattcatatttgtATTATGTGTTAAGACTAATCATGTTTTACTTATACTGATTACGTTCATCACTTGCACGACACAATAGTTTTGACATTATCACCCTTAATTTCATCATCCACATAACTTAATAATCCTGTTATCAGTTTTTCAATCCCACTATTCCCTTATATTACATGTTTATTATTGTATCTCATTCAAACATATCATTAGATTTATCATAGAATAAttgtagtaattaaaaaataaaaatagaaaattgacgtataattttaaatctattattcaaaacaaaaaatgaaaataagaaaatgttatTACAAGAAATGTTAGTATAGGAGGACATGAAgctaaaatcaatataaatattaaaagattataaattatattaattttactttttttttatccaaacctcatcatttcttatcatttttttaattaactcttgtaattttgaatgtgtttttaaaaattcatatgaaattattttaaatcttataaatctataaaGTCGTTTCAaatcttttaagtttttatgatataaatctattaaaatcTAAACTATCGTAAaagtaatgttttttatttttatgatataaatttattaaaatctaaataatcacaaaagtattataaataaatttgataagttataatatttttatataatctttaaaattcacaagatttatttatactaaaataattttttaaaatcccaATCCAATTTAGTGGCTTGTAATCTTAACCAGTATCAATCTAGtcctttgatttaatttattaataagatatttttgaaatttgatttaataaa includes these proteins:
- the LOC100786810 gene encoding mitogen-activated protein kinase kinase kinase NPK1 isoform X1, whose protein sequence is MQDFLGSLRRSLVFRPGGDDSPFAGIANKLGSAIRKSRTALEPPPPIRWRKGELMGSGAFGHVYMGMNLDSGELIAIKQVLIAPGSAFKENTQANIQELEEEIKLLKNLKHPNIVRYLGTAREEDSLNILLEFVPGGSISSLLGKFGSFPESVIKMYTKQLLLGLEYLHSNGIIHRDIKGANILVDNKGCIKLADFGASKKVVELATINGAKSMKGTPHWMSPEVILQTGHTISTDIWSVACTVIEMATGKPPWSQQYPQEVSAIFYIGTTKSHPPIPEHLSAEAKDFLLKCFHKEPNLRPSASELLQHSFITCDYHGSHSILRSSIRDSCNKMATYGMNSRNFLDSVQGSTCTGLKDVCQIDSIRFSTVYHKADSYQRASNNDDDMCQMDEDDFFIDSSVKSKSLLASDDIKSFNPMCKPLDGRPFNFDETQYLEKRRPNLPFSSEPLGTEDDDEVTESKIRAFLDDKALELKKLQTPLYEEFRNISNAAIAPAPIEVAKIKVMSDVSNVTSSIGRSASQAWRRFSMVGSANVASPGSHTKYRSNLSGAHCRPLQEIQPSELNESEETLHDAELESSNVSSSFSERQRKWKEELVEELDWKREMMRQAGIGGKITSPKGDGKF
- the LOC100786810 gene encoding mitogen-activated protein kinase kinase kinase NPK1 isoform X2, which gives rise to MQDFLGSLRRSLVFRPGGDDSPFAGIANKLGSAIRKSRTALEPPPPIRWRKGELMGSGAFGHVYMGMNLDSGELIAIKQVLIAPGSAFKENTQANIQELEEEIKLLKNLKHPNIVRYLGTAREEDSLNILLEFVPGGSISSLLGKFGSFPESVIKMYTKQLLLGLEYLHSNGIIHRDIKGANILVDNKGCIKLADFGASKKVVELATINGAKSMKGTPHWMSPEVILQTGHTISTDIWSVACTVIEMATGKPPWSQQYPQEVSAIFYIGTTKSHPPIPEHLSAEAKDFLLKCFHKEPNLRPSASELLQHSFITCDYHGSHSILRSSIRDSCNKMATYGMNSRNFLDSVQGSTCTGLKDVCQIDSIRFSTVYHKADSYQRASNNDDDMCQMDEDDFFIDSSVKSKSLLASDDIKSFNPMCKPLDGRPFNFDETQYLEKRRPNLPFSSEPLGTEDDDEVTESKIRAFLDDKALELKKLQTPLYEEFRNISNAAIAPAPIEVAKIKVMSDVSNVTSSIGRSASQAWRRFSMVGSANVASPGSHTKYRSNLSGAHCRPLQEIQPSELNESEETLHDAELESSNFKLL
- the LOC100306063 gene encoding uncharacterized protein LOC100306063 precursor, with the translated sequence MVLPKFSPFSRLLLSSLVILLISYPVKCDDDEEDNLYQGINKYRASLNLKALTRNDNADCLAEKIADQFKKQPCTNTTGANTVPGTEPQFSNYPDLLSKCDLAISNTRDGNVMPACVPDLVPSLVLTNFTKSLYSDSLNDTKYTGIGIGSEDNWIVVVLTTNTPSGTFAPYSSDGANLISKPGLIYCSVLFLGYIFLL